From Bacillota bacterium, the proteins below share one genomic window:
- a CDS encoding cache domain-containing protein, producing the protein MERPRRRLRITIFGRLILMALVVAALPLGTTLDLALTRASASLKQVSGRTLDLAMQLELALLSQASDRVASVAGALADDPRLGPALAGGGGVDPLLLRQANAAAGGPADVLAVLDREGRVVATLAGGGAGAALGWNGLAALALGGRTVQSVEIVRVADLRQAGATDALLRRIEIPILPTPGSEPPPASRVEEGLTLSAAVPVRLDGRVVGAVLAGHVLNGDYTVVDAVRQRSGDLVSATIAMDGVRVTTNVRRLDAAGRPTAERAVGTLYSIPVMARLRAGQSYRGRALVAGTWQETVYVPLRDHAGRVVAGPFVGIPEAYFGSVLQGLRQALGWGAVVALVVALAIAWLLSRSFTLPLGRFVAALRVGEGSPEEALAGVERVVAGRRDELGDLGRALAETVERMARSTAETRRVAEALGRDGASLREAVLAASTEIAQAAELGGRAGESAGRAREQIVQAGAAVAELSRAAEQVAAGAQNQAGQVERVRRMAAGVAGAGRHVREEAEAMAEGARRAREMASAGTGHAERILASVRRVEETAGGAQQALTALVESTRRIESIAEAVAAIAEQTHLLSLNAAIEAARAGEQGRGFAVVAEEVRKLAGTSQSSSR; encoded by the coding sequence TTGGAAAGACCCCGGCGTCGACTCCGCATCACCATCTTCGGCCGCCTCATCCTCATGGCGCTGGTGGTGGCCGCACTTCCTCTCGGCACCACCCTCGACCTCGCCCTCACCCGCGCCTCCGCCAGCCTGAAGCAGGTGAGCGGGCGGACGCTCGACCTGGCCATGCAGCTGGAGCTCGCCCTCCTCTCGCAAGCCTCCGACCGGGTGGCCTCCGTCGCCGGCGCCCTGGCCGACGATCCCCGCCTCGGGCCGGCGCTGGCCGGCGGCGGGGGCGTCGACCCCCTGCTGCTGCGGCAGGCGAACGCGGCCGCCGGCGGGCCGGCCGACGTGCTGGCCGTCCTCGACCGGGAGGGCCGCGTCGTCGCCACGCTCGCCGGAGGCGGCGCAGGGGCGGCGCTCGGCTGGAACGGGCTGGCCGCCCTGGCGCTCGGCGGGCGGACGGTCCAGTCGGTGGAGATCGTGCGGGTGGCCGACCTGCGCCAGGCGGGGGCGACGGATGCGCTCCTCCGTCGCATCGAGATCCCCATCCTGCCCACGCCGGGCTCGGAGCCGCCCCCGGCGTCGCGGGTGGAGGAGGGGCTGACGCTCTCCGCGGCCGTCCCGGTCCGCCTCGACGGGCGCGTGGTGGGCGCGGTGCTGGCGGGGCACGTGCTCAACGGCGACTACACGGTGGTGGACGCGGTCCGCCAGCGCTCCGGCGACCTGGTCAGCGCCACCATCGCCATGGACGGCGTCCGCGTCACCACCAACGTCCGCCGGCTCGACGCCGCCGGCCGCCCCACCGCGGAGCGGGCCGTGGGCACGCTCTACTCCATCCCCGTCATGGCCAGGCTCCGCGCCGGCCAGAGCTACCGGGGGCGCGCCCTGGTGGCCGGCACCTGGCAGGAGACCGTCTACGTGCCGCTCCGCGACCATGCGGGCCGGGTGGTGGCCGGCCCCTTCGTCGGCATCCCCGAGGCCTACTTCGGCTCGGTCCTCCAGGGCCTGCGCCAGGCGCTGGGCTGGGGCGCCGTGGTCGCCCTGGTGGTCGCCCTGGCCATCGCCTGGCTTCTCTCGCGCAGCTTCACCCTCCCGCTGGGGCGCTTCGTCGCCGCCCTCCGCGTCGGCGAGGGCTCGCCGGAAGAGGCGCTGGCCGGCGTGGAGCGGGTCGTCGCCGGACGCCGCGACGAGCTGGGCGACTTGGGGCGCGCGCTGGCGGAGACGGTGGAGCGGATGGCGCGCTCCACCGCCGAGACGCGCCGTGTGGCGGAGGCGCTCGGCCGGGACGGGGCCTCGCTGCGCGAGGCGGTCCTCGCCGCCTCGACGGAGATCGCCCAGGCGGCCGAGCTGGGCGGGCGCGCCGGCGAGAGCGCCGGCCGGGCCCGCGAGCAGATCGTGCAGGCGGGCGCCGCCGTCGCCGAGCTCTCCCGGGCCGCGGAGCAGGTGGCGGCGGGCGCCCAGAACCAGGCCGGCCAGGTGGAGCGCGTACGGCGAATGGCGGCCGGCGTCGCCGGCGCCGGCCGGCACGTCCGGGAGGAGGCGGAGGCCATGGCCGAAGGCGCCCGCCGGGCGCGCGAGATGGCCTCCGCCGGCACCGGGCACGCCGAGCGCATCCTCGCCTCCGTCCGGCGGGTGGAGGAGACGGCCGGCGGGGCGCAGCAGGCGCTCACCGCCCTGGTCGAGAGCACGAGGCGGATCGAGTCCATCGCCGAGGCCGTCGCCGCCATCGCCGAGCAGACCCACCTCCTCTCGCTCAACGCCGCCATCGAGGCGGCCCGCGCGGGCGAGCAGGGCCGCGGCTTCGCCGTCGTCGCCGAGGAGGTGCGGAAGCTGGCCGGCACCTCCCAGTCGTCCAGCCGCTAG
- a CDS encoding DUF2089 domain-containing protein encodes MELPGACPNCGGPLEIREVVCHACDTVIRSHYEPSRFERLEAEQRRFALLFLRAAGNLREMERLLGVSYPTVRRKLDEVIEALGGPVAAPGRSEARAEARPEEAGPEGERRRLLERVRRGELGVDEALAQVERWRRRGTGERREGAPGEGDDGRQER; translated from the coding sequence ATGGAGCTTCCGGGCGCGTGCCCCAACTGCGGCGGGCCGCTGGAGATCCGCGAGGTGGTCTGCCATGCCTGCGACACGGTGATCCGCTCGCACTACGAGCCGAGCCGCTTTGAGCGGCTGGAGGCGGAGCAGCGGCGCTTCGCGCTCCTCTTCCTGCGCGCGGCGGGCAACCTGCGGGAGATGGAGCGCCTGCTGGGCGTCTCCTACCCCACCGTGCGCAGGAAGCTGGACGAGGTGATCGAGGCGCTAGGCGGTCCCGTGGCGGCGCCGGGGCGGTCCGAGGCGCGCGCGGAGGCGCGGCCCGAGGAAGCCGGTCCGGAGGGCGAGCGCCGCCGCCTGCTGGAGCGCGTCCGGCGCGGCGAGCTGGGCGTCGACGAGGCGCTGGCCCAGGTCGAGCGCTGGCGGCGGAGGGGGACCGGGGAGCGGCGGGAGGGTGCGCCGGGCGAGGGGGACGACGGGAGGCAGGAGCGCTGA